In Pseudobdellovibrio exovorus JSS, the genomic stretch ATCATCGAAGTAGAAAAACCAGATGCAGTTATTCCGACACTAGGCGGACAGACCGCATTGAATCTGTCTTTAGAGTTAGCACAAAAAGGTGTATTAGAAGCTAACAATGTCAAAATGTTAGGGGCCACACCAGAGGTCATTGAAGCGGCAGAAGATCGTGAAAAGTTTCGTACGATCCTAGATGAGTTAGGAGCCCGTTACCCGCGAAGTGAAATGGTTAAAAATTTTGATCAGGGTCTTAAGGCGGCGGAGGTTTTAGGTTACCCACTTATTCTGCGTCCCAATTATACTTTGGGTGGTGGCGGTGGCGGCGTGGCTTATACGCCGGAAGAGTATCAATCGATGCTCGTGCAGGCTTTGCATGAAAGTCCAACATCTGAAGTTCTTGTAGAAGAAAGTATCTTGGGGTGGAAAGAGTTTGAACTCGAAGTGATGCGTGATGCTTCGGGTACATTTGTTGTTGTCTGCTCGATTGAAAACCTAGATCCATGTGGCGTACATACGGGCGACAGTATCACTGTAGCTCCACAGCAGACTTTGACGGACTGGGAATACCAAGAAATGCGTGACGAAGCCTGTAAAATTATCAACCGCGTAGGTGTACAGACGGGTGGGGCCAACGTTCAATTCGCAGTTCATCCAACAAGCCGCGAGCGCGTCGTGATCGAAATGAACCCACGAGTATCACGTTCATCGGCTCTGGCAAGTAAAGCTACAGGATTTCCAATAGCAAAAATTGCAGCCATGTTAGCTGTGGGATATCATTTAGACGAAATTCAAAATGACATCACTAAAGTGACTCCGACATGCTACGAACCAGCGTTAGATTATGTTGTGACGAAAATTCCAAAATTTGCATTTGAAAAATTTCAAGGTTCAAAGGATTTATTAACAACACAAATGAAGAGTGTTGGTGAAGTCATGGCTATCGGCAGAACTCTGCAAGAGTCTTTGATGAAAGCTCTTTGTGCATTAGAGATGTCTCCAGAAGGTATTCCTGATATTCACTTCAGTTTAGAAAAAATCTCGTATCCCAATAGCTTGCGTATTTGGCATATTTTCCAAGCGTTCCGACATGGATTGTCTATTGACCAAATTCAAGAATTAACGAAAATTCATCCATGGTTTCTAGAGCAAATTTCAGGTTTAATTCAGCATGAATCTGAAATAAAAAAAGCTGATTTAGATGCCCCTACTTTGCGTAAAGCCAAACGATTAGGATTTAGCGATGCCCGCATTGCAAAGTTAAAAAATAAAAGTACAGATTTTATTCGTAAGCTCAGATTAGATTTAGGGGTAAGACCATCGTTTCTGCAAATTGATACCTGTGCCGGAGAATTCCTTTCTTCGACTCCGTATTACTACTCAACCTATTGGAGTCAGGCTGATATTCAAAAACCAGCAAAACCGATAGTTGCTGTTATTGGAAGTGGACCAAATAGAATTGGCCAAGGTATTGAGTTTGATTATAGTTGCGTACGTGGCGTGAAAGCTCTGCAAAAAGCAGGGTATTTAGTCGCTATGATTAATTCCAATCCTGAAACTGTGTCGACGGATTATGACACGTCGGACTTTTTATTTTTCGAACCATTAACGGCGGAATCTTTAAGCGAGATTTTTGACGTGATTAAGCCTGTGGGTTTTGTGTCACAACTCGGTGGTCAAACACCGATCAATCTGGCTTCTGAACTACAGAAAAATGGCTACACTTTATTAGGTTCCTCTTTAGAGTCTTTAGATCAAGCTGAAGATCGTAAGCAGTTTGCTCGTATATGCCGTGAGCTCAACTTAAAGATCCCTCAATCAGCAATGGTAGGATCTTTAGAAGAGGCTTTAGAACAAGAAACTGTTGTTGGCTATCCGATGATATGCCGTCCAAGTTATGTCTTGGGTGGGCGTCGCATGGAAGTGATTGAAAATCGTCAAGAGCTGCAATCTTACTTTTTTCGTCATCAAGATTTTATCAGTCCTAATAGCCCATGTCTCATGGACCAGTTTTTATCGGGTGCTTTAGAGGTAGATGTTGATTTAGTGCGCGGAGTAGATTGGATTCTTGTTGGTGGGGTGATTGAGCACATCGAAGCTGCAGGTATTCACTCGGGTGACAGTATGGGTGTCGTGCCTCCACAGCGATTGAAACCGGAAACTTTATTAAAAATTGAAGAGATGAGTCAGGAACTAGCTCACAAGATGGATATCTTGGGACACTTGAATTTACAGCTGGCGATTAAAAATGATGAGATTTTCGTATTAGAAGCAAATCCAAGAAGCTCACGTTCAGTTCCCTTTTTAGCCAAAGCGACAGGGATTCCTCTGATTGATTTAGGGATTCGTGCGCAAATGAAAGAGAGTATTTCTGCGGAAACCCTATCCCGATATAATTGGAAAAAAATAGATAAAATTTGTGTTAAGGGCGTTGTCTTTCCTTTCAAAAAATTTGCAGACAGTGACTCTATCTTGGGACCTGAAATGAAATCCACAGGCGAGACGATGGGACGAGCGGACGATTATCCTGAAGCGTTGGTGAAAGCTTTCGTTGCGAGCTCACTTAACTTGCCTTCACAAGGGGAAGTCTTCTTATCTTTACGTGATAAAGATAAAGAGCCTATGTTACCACTATTGAAAAACCTTA encodes the following:
- the carB gene encoding carbamoyl-phosphate synthase large subunit encodes the protein MPKLNDVKKILIIGSGPIQIGQACEFDYSGTQACKALMKEGFDVILVNSNPATIMTDPEIATKTYIEPLKFDYLKKIIEVEKPDAVIPTLGGQTALNLSLELAQKGVLEANNVKMLGATPEVIEAAEDREKFRTILDELGARYPRSEMVKNFDQGLKAAEVLGYPLILRPNYTLGGGGGGVAYTPEEYQSMLVQALHESPTSEVLVEESILGWKEFELEVMRDASGTFVVVCSIENLDPCGVHTGDSITVAPQQTLTDWEYQEMRDEACKIINRVGVQTGGANVQFAVHPTSRERVVIEMNPRVSRSSALASKATGFPIAKIAAMLAVGYHLDEIQNDITKVTPTCYEPALDYVVTKIPKFAFEKFQGSKDLLTTQMKSVGEVMAIGRTLQESLMKALCALEMSPEGIPDIHFSLEKISYPNSLRIWHIFQAFRHGLSIDQIQELTKIHPWFLEQISGLIQHESEIKKADLDAPTLRKAKRLGFSDARIAKLKNKSTDFIRKLRLDLGVRPSFLQIDTCAGEFLSSTPYYYSTYWSQADIQKPAKPIVAVIGSGPNRIGQGIEFDYSCVRGVKALQKAGYLVAMINSNPETVSTDYDTSDFLFFEPLTAESLSEIFDVIKPVGFVSQLGGQTPINLASELQKNGYTLLGSSLESLDQAEDRKQFARICRELNLKIPQSAMVGSLEEALEQETVVGYPMICRPSYVLGGRRMEVIENRQELQSYFFRHQDFISPNSPCLMDQFLSGALEVDVDLVRGVDWILVGGVIEHIEAAGIHSGDSMGVVPPQRLKPETLLKIEEMSQELAHKMDILGHLNLQLAIKNDEIFVLEANPRSSRSVPFLAKATGIPLIDLGIRAQMKESISAETLSRYNWKKIDKICVKGVVFPFKKFADSDSILGPEMKSTGETMGRADDYPEALVKAFVASSLNLPSQGEVFLSLRDKDKEPMLPLLKNLKKMGFQFSATKGTAEFLNRFDIECLSLNKVHEGRPNCVDRIRSGQVSFVVNTTSSRESVAASYDIRRACTDYSIPCLTESDAAEAFGLALEKSRAGRIEVSPLSL